One part of the Paraglaciecola sp. L3A3 genome encodes these proteins:
- a CDS encoding WD40 repeat domain-containing protein yields the protein MVSKFSLVLLLSSLLLVGCGGSSDTPAESVRHADDVADAANISADAGLSVVSNISSGIVVWDLNTNKQKYAWGLQGDGINLVTNIHIAFDNSYVVTSDRETFTLWNLTDGEPEGFWRIDEASIRDVAVSNSGRGILVARSNGKVMFFEPKTGRRLEFLGHQEKVNSVDISPNGFYALTGGNDYLAYLWDTRTGQVIHKFNHSSRVTKVVLDDQGRYAFTADSKRDAKIWDLVTGKEVSNLQYLSRQRIFTTAAFSEDGQYLLTGSPAKRVNLWNVGSGEELNEWRVSPRVASQPPTAVVYSVAFANENEILTESSSGLLEKWKIDKK from the coding sequence ATGGTTAGTAAATTTAGTCTAGTGTTATTGCTGTCGAGCTTGCTGCTGGTGGGGTGTGGTGGTTCAAGTGATACACCTGCTGAGTCAGTTCGTCATGCTGATGATGTGGCTGATGCTGCTAATATTTCTGCTGATGCGGGCTTGAGTGTAGTGTCGAATATTAGTTCTGGCATTGTGGTTTGGGATCTCAACACGAATAAACAAAAATATGCTTGGGGTTTGCAAGGCGATGGCATTAATTTAGTCACTAATATTCATATTGCTTTTGATAATAGTTATGTTGTTACATCGGATCGCGAAACCTTTACTTTATGGAATCTAACAGACGGCGAACCAGAAGGGTTTTGGCGCATAGATGAAGCGAGTATTCGCGATGTGGCTGTGTCGAATTCGGGGCGTGGAATTTTGGTCGCTAGAAGTAACGGCAAAGTCATGTTTTTTGAGCCTAAAACTGGTCGACGTTTAGAGTTTCTAGGGCATCAAGAAAAAGTAAATAGTGTTGATATATCACCTAATGGATTTTACGCATTAACGGGCGGTAATGATTATTTAGCTTACCTTTGGGACACCCGCACGGGGCAGGTCATACACAAATTCAACCACTCTAGCCGAGTGACTAAAGTGGTATTAGATGATCAAGGTCGTTATGCCTTTACTGCTGACAGTAAACGAGATGCTAAAATTTGGGATTTAGTCACCGGCAAAGAAGTCAGTAACTTACAATATTTATCTCGCCAGCGAATCTTTACCACAGCTGCTTTTTCAGAAGATGGTCAATACCTACTAACAGGATCACCTGCAAAAAGAGTAAACTTGTGGAATGTTGGTTCAGGAGAAGAGCTTAATGAATGGCGTGTTTCTCCTCGAGTTGCCAGTCAACCTCCAACCGCTGTGGTTTATTCTGTTGCTTTTGCCAACGAAAATGAAATATTGACAGAAAGTAGCAGTGGTTTATTAGAAAAATGGAAAATAGATAAAAAATGA
- a CDS encoding SlyX family protein: MNSIDNSIEQLEMKVAFQEDTIESLNQALIGQQKQIDDLQFKIKQLITKISAIEPSNMASEKEEMPPPHY, encoded by the coding sequence ATGAATTCAATAGACAATAGTATTGAACAATTAGAAATGAAAGTTGCTTTTCAAGAAGACACCATTGAGAGCCTTAACCAAGCGCTAATTGGACAGCAAAAACAAATAGATGATCTGCAGTTTAAAATCAAACAATTGATTACAAAAATAAGTGCCATTGAGCCTAGTAATATGGCTTCTGAAAAAGAAGAAATGCCCCCCCCACACTACTAA
- a CDS encoding DUF4397 domain-containing protein, which yields MKCNKAGLRGIQFSLLGIIAVAISACGSSSDDDENGYIRLYNASLNAPQIYLTVDENLDEDDDDEIEITYSPVAYSKVSASNALSTGTYYTELAWQDEESSERSDLELIFEDSVDIKSDNISFYALTGDVQNPDVLYFDIPVVDDDDDDDDDLFNVRLLNLHPDYQDVDLYMSENDETFNEAVLIETASYKALTDNIKVEQDQYIFYITEAGSTDVLYTSVAQSYSVVSQYVIAIRENIGVGSSPFSIDNIGINGTTALNDVDSEAEFSFYNALTESEYLPDYQSEVDIDVGLLNDITSIKNLQLGQFSELITGENGDYDFSVSNSNTGEVYIKNALLSLQENASSAIFIYGTKEPIDDDNDGNYDEDDDGIIDGYETKIKSLSITKSDSTSIYSHNVRIINFTDSDDFSRVTFYFVLNDEIISTADNKLSVLQESSGNISLLNNTYQLHAIATIDGIERKLNSMELILNTESQDQFLLFEEDESTSSGFKITLVNQKASD from the coding sequence ATGAAGTGTAATAAAGCTGGTTTGCGAGGAATTCAGTTTTCCTTGCTTGGTATAATTGCTGTTGCTATTTCAGCCTGTGGGTCGAGTAGTGATGATGATGAGAATGGTTATATCAGGTTATATAATGCATCGTTAAATGCTCCTCAAATATATCTGACAGTAGATGAAAATTTAGATGAAGATGATGATGATGAAATAGAAATTACCTATAGCCCAGTTGCCTATTCTAAAGTGAGTGCCAGCAATGCCTTATCAACAGGTACTTATTACACCGAGTTAGCGTGGCAAGATGAAGAAAGTAGCGAAAGAAGTGATTTAGAATTGATTTTTGAAGATAGTGTCGATATTAAATCGGATAATATTAGTTTTTATGCACTGACAGGAGATGTTCAAAATCCTGATGTACTTTATTTTGATATTCCAGTGGTCGATGACGATGACGATGACGATGACGATTTGTTTAATGTGAGATTACTAAACCTTCATCCTGATTATCAAGATGTTGATCTTTATATGTCTGAAAATGATGAAACTTTTAATGAAGCAGTGTTAATAGAAACGGCTAGTTATAAAGCATTAACCGACAATATAAAAGTTGAGCAAGACCAATACATTTTTTATATTACCGAAGCTGGCAGTACAGACGTACTTTACACTTCTGTAGCCCAATCATATTCGGTTGTTAGCCAATACGTTATCGCTATACGTGAAAACATAGGTGTAGGGAGTTCACCATTCTCTATAGATAACATAGGTATTAATGGTACAACCGCACTAAATGATGTGGACTCAGAAGCTGAATTTAGTTTTTATAATGCCCTAACTGAGTCTGAGTATTTACCTGATTACCAAAGTGAAGTTGATATTGATGTTGGTTTATTAAACGATATCACTAGTATTAAAAATTTACAGTTAGGTCAATTTAGTGAACTGATTACAGGGGAAAATGGTGATTATGACTTTAGTGTCTCTAATTCAAACACTGGTGAAGTCTATATTAAAAACGCCTTGTTAAGTTTACAAGAGAATGCATCTAGTGCGATCTTTATTTACGGTACAAAAGAGCCAATTGATGACGATAATGATGGTAATTATGACGAAGATGATGACGGTATCATTGACGGTTATGAAACTAAAATCAAATCGTTATCAATCACTAAAAGTGACAGTACTAGTATCTATAGCCATAATGTGCGTATTATTAATTTCACTGATTCAGATGATTTTAGCCGTGTGACTTTCTATTTTGTATTGAATGACGAGATCATTTCAACAGCAGATAATAAACTATCAGTATTACAAGAAAGTAGCGGCAATATTTCATTACTGAACAATACTTATCAGCTGCATGCTATCGCAACTATTGATGGTATTGAAAGAAAGCTGAATAGTATGGAATTGATATTAAACACTGAAAGCCAAGATCAATTTTTATTATTTGAAGAAGATGAGTCAACCTCTTCAGGCTTTAAAATAACGCTAGTTAATCAAAAAGCTTCTGATTAA
- a CDS encoding DUF3466 family protein: MKQTRLALWSLFTFLISPQAYSAQYRIVELPVAELGNSTFPTAINNTGDIAVNLQLQYNPYIDTSLIDFNSAIVMSNLINIDGVRGGDLEGTDYLWLYSYITGNAESLLFQQIANINSYIDNGSSSEPVHGFDTFDNFTKEYNNSAAVTVRSINNSGSLAGVSQDGFYDLTYFSDDGLSTTYIVNDFYSRAFAEVDGKTTELAPPETTAGGLSEAFDININNQVVGFGTTELMTDAFKTSVDNCLGEKTCLRSYSQQLNANVGSIAQKRGIIWQLDDNGNLTDTFPLGMLITPSSTDTNIYNSKAVAINDNGIAVGESPAFYLNTTSLTTAAAIYIDDQVTTINQDEEVFASTATDINNNNLMVGTITKRVAGITRQKFFVHDVDANITLYPDDFFPGSSSTALSINNENMVVGYAEYEASVSTTRRTEGFIYDYRNDLFLGLNSLIECNSSYSIVQANAINDSNEIAATALVNAPVKNIQGEIIYDELGATTEVNQVVAVKLIPIEGGSVDNCNVSSGVQERQGASISWLLILGFFGLGFKGFIRLR, encoded by the coding sequence ATGAAACAAACAAGATTGGCCCTTTGGTCGTTATTTACTTTTCTAATTAGTCCACAAGCATATAGCGCCCAGTACAGAATAGTAGAACTTCCCGTTGCTGAATTAGGAAATAGTACCTTTCCAACTGCAATTAATAATACGGGTGACATAGCAGTAAACCTGCAACTCCAATATAACCCTTATATTGATACTAGCTTAATTGACTTTAATTCAGCTATTGTGATGAGTAACTTAATTAATATTGATGGTGTCAGAGGTGGCGATTTAGAAGGCACAGACTACCTTTGGCTGTATAGTTATATTACCGGAAATGCCGAGAGCCTGCTGTTTCAGCAAATAGCTAACATAAATAGTTATATCGATAATGGCTCAAGTAGTGAACCTGTACATGGTTTTGATACATTTGATAATTTCACTAAAGAATACAATAACAGTGCTGCAGTTACGGTTAGAAGTATTAACAATTCAGGTAGTTTAGCTGGAGTCAGCCAAGATGGTTTTTATGACCTGACATATTTTTCTGATGATGGTTTAAGTACAACTTATATAGTGAATGATTTTTATTCGAGAGCTTTTGCTGAAGTTGATGGTAAAACTACAGAATTAGCTCCCCCAGAAACGACGGCCGGAGGCTTGAGTGAAGCTTTTGATATTAATATCAATAATCAAGTAGTGGGGTTTGGCACTACAGAACTGATGACAGATGCATTTAAAACCAGTGTTGATAATTGTTTAGGTGAAAAAACATGTTTGCGTTCATATAGTCAGCAACTTAATGCAAATGTTGGTTCTATCGCCCAAAAGAGGGGTATTATTTGGCAACTAGATGATAACGGTAACCTAACAGACACCTTCCCTTTAGGCATGTTAATTACGCCCAGCTCTACAGACACTAATATATATAACAGTAAAGCTGTGGCCATTAATGACAATGGTATAGCAGTGGGAGAGTCACCTGCCTTTTATCTTAATACTACATCGTTAACTACGGCTGCAGCTATTTATATCGATGATCAGGTTACTACCATCAATCAAGATGAAGAAGTGTTTGCCAGTACTGCAACAGATATCAACAACAATAACTTAATGGTGGGAACCATCACCAAAAGAGTCGCTGGCATAACTCGACAAAAGTTTTTTGTACACGACGTTGATGCAAACATCACTTTATATCCTGATGATTTTTTCCCTGGTTCATCCAGTACAGCATTATCAATCAACAACGAAAATATGGTTGTGGGTTATGCAGAGTATGAAGCATCGGTCTCTACTACAAGGCGCACAGAAGGTTTTATTTATGATTACAGGAACGACTTATTTTTAGGTTTAAACAGTTTAATTGAATGTAATTCTTCTTATTCAATCGTGCAGGCAAATGCCATCAATGATAGTAATGAAATTGCCGCTACAGCACTGGTAAATGCCCCTGTAAAAAATATTCAGGGTGAAATTATTTATGATGAATTAGGGGCCACTACAGAAGTAAATCAAGTTGTTGCGGTTAAATTAATCCCTATAGAAGGTGGCTCAGTAGATAATTGTAATGTTTCTAGTGGAGTGCAAGAAAGGCAAGGAGCCAGTATAAGTTGGTTGTTAATATTGGGTTTCTTCGGTTTAGGATTTAAAGGTTTTATTCGTTTACGTTAA
- a CDS encoding YheV family putative zinc ribbon protein, translating into MVNKIKKRFVAGATCPQCKSMDTIMLYFENNVEKLQCVQCDYHESQADKQVTKATRSSESVIGVFKPE; encoded by the coding sequence ATGGTTAATAAAATTAAAAAACGTTTTGTCGCTGGCGCAACCTGTCCTCAATGCAAATCAATGGACACTATAATGCTGTATTTTGAAAATAACGTCGAAAAATTACAGTGTGTGCAATGTGATTACCACGAATCACAAGCTGATAAACAAGTGACTAAAGCCACTCGTTCCAGCGAAAGTGTAATTGGTGTATTTAAGCCTGAATAA
- a CDS encoding ATP-binding cassette domain-containing protein, with amino-acid sequence MIQFSDVTLMRGSKILLQDANAVVYPGHKAGLIGANGCGKSTLFALIKGELQTEAGDFKIPKNWQIVSVAQETPAVDRSAIDYVIDGDKNFRQLQAELVLAEESHNGEKIAHLHSLLEQAGAYDIESRAASILAGLGFANDVVRNPVTAFSGGWRMRLNLAQALLCHSDLLLLDEPTNHLDLDAVIWLEKWLQRYTGTLLLISHDKSFLDSTVNEIISVEQQELICYTGNYDSYEKQRAERLRLQSLQYSKQQDQIAHLESFIRRFGAKASKAKQAQSRVKQLERMETLLPVMAASEFSFEFFTPPKLPNPLVKIEQVKVGYDSTIILEKLHLNLVPGSRIGLLGKNGAGKSTLIKLLAGEKTPMEGIYETSAGLRIGYFAQHQLEFLRGDDSALAHMQRLDQKATEQSLRDYLGGFGFRGDNALSKVAPMSGGEKARLVLAITVYQKPNLLLLDEPTNHLDLDMRHALNMALQGFEGAMVLVSHDRFLLTSVCDDFYLVDSGQVQAFDGDLDDYKNWILKGDKTENVEGDKTEIKPDRKNTKRLAAEFRQATQPLRKAITKFEKVMESAQQKLTKLESQLSDTELYNPENKIKLKQVLAEQAEQKSLLEDAEMEWLDTQEQLEVKQQEFEQNS; translated from the coding sequence ATGATCCAATTTTCTGATGTTACTTTAATGCGTGGTAGTAAAATATTGCTACAAGATGCCAATGCTGTTGTTTACCCTGGGCATAAAGCTGGGTTAATTGGAGCAAATGGTTGTGGTAAATCCACATTGTTTGCCTTAATTAAGGGAGAATTACAAACTGAAGCAGGTGACTTCAAAATTCCTAAAAATTGGCAAATCGTGTCGGTGGCCCAAGAAACACCGGCAGTGGATCGTTCTGCCATAGATTATGTGATTGATGGTGATAAAAACTTTCGTCAATTACAAGCTGAGTTAGTACTTGCTGAAGAGTCTCATAATGGCGAAAAGATTGCCCATCTGCACAGTTTGTTAGAACAGGCTGGTGCATATGATATTGAATCGCGAGCAGCCTCTATTTTAGCCGGTTTAGGTTTTGCGAATGATGTAGTGCGTAATCCTGTGACCGCTTTTTCGGGTGGTTGGCGTATGCGCTTAAACTTAGCACAAGCCTTATTATGCCATTCAGACTTATTGTTATTAGATGAACCCACAAATCACTTAGATTTAGACGCCGTGATTTGGTTAGAAAAATGGCTGCAAAGGTACACTGGTACTTTGTTGTTAATTTCTCACGACAAGTCTTTTCTCGATAGCACTGTGAATGAAATTATCAGCGTAGAACAACAAGAGTTGATTTGTTATACGGGTAATTACGACTCATATGAAAAACAACGAGCAGAACGTTTACGTCTGCAAAGCCTGCAATATTCCAAACAACAAGATCAAATTGCTCACTTAGAATCTTTTATTCGACGTTTTGGTGCCAAAGCGAGTAAGGCGAAACAAGCACAAAGTCGAGTTAAACAATTAGAAAGAATGGAAACCTTATTGCCAGTCATGGCCGCATCTGAATTTTCTTTTGAGTTTTTTACTCCACCCAAGTTGCCTAACCCTTTGGTAAAAATCGAACAAGTTAAAGTAGGTTACGACAGCACCATCATTTTAGAAAAACTTCATCTTAATTTAGTACCCGGTAGCCGGATTGGTTTATTAGGTAAAAACGGGGCGGGTAAGTCGACACTGATTAAGTTGTTAGCTGGCGAAAAGACACCTATGGAAGGGATTTACGAAACCTCAGCAGGCTTGCGCATTGGTTATTTTGCTCAGCATCAACTGGAGTTTTTACGGGGAGACGATTCGGCCTTAGCTCACATGCAAAGGTTAGATCAAAAAGCCACAGAACAAAGCTTACGAGATTATCTTGGAGGTTTTGGTTTTAGAGGCGATAACGCCCTCAGTAAAGTGGCGCCTATGTCCGGTGGTGAAAAAGCGCGATTGGTTTTAGCCATAACTGTATATCAAAAGCCTAATCTATTATTACTGGATGAACCGACCAACCACTTAGATTTGGATATGCGTCATGCCTTGAATATGGCCTTGCAAGGTTTTGAAGGGGCAATGGTGCTGGTATCCCATGATAGGTTTTTATTAACCTCTGTGTGTGACGATTTTTATCTAGTGGATAGTGGCCAAGTTCAAGCATTTGATGGAGATCTAGATGATTATAAAAACTGGATCCTTAAAGGTGACAAAACTGAAAATGTAGAAGGCGATAAAACGGAAATTAAACCCGATCGTAAAAATACTAAACGACTGGCGGCTGAGTTTAGACAAGCGACCCAACCACTAAGAAAAGCCATTACTAAATTCGAAAAAGTTATGGAAAGTGCACAACAGAAGTTAACTAAGTTAGAAAGCCAGCTTAGCGACACTGAGTTATACAACCCAGAAAACAAAATAAAACTGAAACAAGTATTAGCAGAACAGGCTGAACAAAAGTCGTTATTAGAAGATGCTGAAATGGAATGGTTAGATACGCAAGAGCAGCTAGAAGTAAAACAGCAAGAGTTTGAGCAAAATAGTTAA
- a CDS encoding DUF3565 domain-containing protein, with protein MLNAIVGYHKDELDDWVAELVCGHNQHVRHNPPWTSRPWVISAQGRESMLGHKLYCKKCETGEPKDW; from the coding sequence ATGCTCAATGCAATTGTGGGTTATCACAAGGACGAATTAGACGACTGGGTGGCTGAGTTGGTTTGTGGTCATAATCAACATGTCAGGCATAATCCGCCTTGGACGAGTCGCCCCTGGGTTATCAGTGCACAAGGGCGAGAATCTATGTTAGGTCATAAACTTTACTGTAAGAAGTGTGAAACGGGTGAGCCCAAAGACTGGTGA
- a CDS encoding hydrolase yields MQSEKQALQNVRYGEIVTSKFVPPWWAKNRHVQTIFPRFLQKRASLNYRKEKLTLPDGDFVNLVWAGDVQKSLGLIALFHGLEGSIRSHYTNDMAANLVSQGYAVVLMHFRGCGGEMNLRPRAYHSGETEDAWFFLNWLEQKFPETRKAAMGFSLGANMLLKLLSEQPKQKILKAAMAISVPFNLDLCSDSINQGFSRLYQAYLLKSMINNLLMKMRKIDYKNLLKVSPEQIKQFKSFREFDQNVTAPLHGFLGAKDYYQQSSSINFLAHIATPTLILHALDDPFMHESILPNKQDISANVGLEVSERGGHVGFLQGSPWRPKIWMHQRTNDFMTPFFQLKTNYSKADTAI; encoded by the coding sequence ATGCAGTCTGAAAAACAAGCCCTTCAAAATGTACGTTATGGTGAAATTGTAACAAGCAAATTTGTACCACCTTGGTGGGCAAAAAACAGACATGTACAAACTATTTTCCCCCGCTTTTTGCAAAAACGCGCCAGCCTTAATTACCGCAAAGAAAAACTCACATTACCCGATGGTGATTTTGTTAATTTGGTCTGGGCTGGGGATGTACAAAAATCATTGGGGTTAATTGCTTTGTTTCATGGTTTGGAAGGTTCGATTCGATCACATTACACCAATGATATGGCGGCTAACTTAGTTAGTCAGGGCTATGCCGTTGTTTTGATGCATTTTAGAGGCTGTGGCGGAGAGATGAACCTTAGACCAAGGGCTTATCATTCAGGAGAAACCGAAGATGCGTGGTTTTTTCTTAATTGGTTAGAACAAAAATTTCCAGAAACCCGAAAAGCGGCCATGGGCTTTTCTCTTGGCGCTAACATGTTACTTAAATTATTAAGTGAGCAACCTAAACAAAAGATACTAAAAGCGGCCATGGCGATTTCAGTACCATTCAATTTAGACTTATGTTCCGACAGTATCAATCAAGGTTTTTCACGCTTATACCAAGCTTATTTATTGAAAAGTATGATTAACAACCTGCTGATGAAAATGCGAAAAATTGATTACAAAAACCTACTTAAAGTGTCACCGGAACAGATTAAACAGTTTAAAAGTTTCCGCGAATTTGACCAAAACGTCACGGCTCCGTTACACGGTTTTTTAGGGGCAAAAGACTATTATCAACAATCTAGCTCGATAAATTTTTTAGCTCACATAGCCACCCCGACTTTAATTTTGCACGCTCTAGATGACCCTTTTATGCACGAATCTATTCTGCCTAATAAACAGGACATATCTGCTAATGTTGGTTTAGAGGTGAGCGAAAGAGGTGGTCATGTGGGTTTTTTACAAGGCTCTCCTTGGCGTCCCAAAATATGGATGCACCAAAGAACTAATGACTTTATGACTCCATTCTTTCAGCTAAAGACAAATTATAGTAAAGCGGATACAGCAATATGA
- a CDS encoding YheU family protein encodes MIIPINELEQSTLLNLVEGFVLREGTEYGEFDCSLEDKVKQVVQQLKNGEVLLVYSELHESVNIVPKEQFNPTENEY; translated from the coding sequence ATGATTATTCCCATTAACGAATTAGAGCAAAGCACCCTGCTAAATCTTGTAGAAGGTTTTGTATTACGAGAAGGAACTGAATACGGTGAATTTGACTGTTCGTTAGAGGATAAAGTCAAACAAGTGGTACAGCAGTTGAAAAACGGTGAAGTTCTGTTGGTATATTCAGAACTTCACGAGTCAGTCAATATTGTGCCTAAAGAGCAATTTAATCCTACAGAAAACGAATATTAA
- a CDS encoding YceI family protein, whose amino-acid sequence MKKMSPWLYVAALTTSLISTSSMADWSVQNEQSSVHFISTKKQHIAEIHHFKKVSGKLSDSGKFALAIDLASVETGIDIRNSRMRDDLFKVGTFPAANLTAQLPQEVMQLKAGQSIQVEVAADLSLMQTSTPLILHIQVSRTNNNSYVATSIQPVLISATKVGLQQGVETLQKLAGLPSIGLTVPVSFNLLLNAD is encoded by the coding sequence ATGAAAAAAATGTCTCCTTGGTTATATGTAGCCGCCCTAACCACATCTTTAATCTCGACTTCAAGTATGGCTGATTGGTCAGTACAAAATGAACAATCCAGTGTGCATTTTATTTCTACCAAAAAGCAGCATATAGCTGAGATACACCATTTTAAAAAGGTATCAGGTAAGCTTAGTGATAGCGGTAAATTTGCCCTAGCTATTGATTTAGCGTCGGTAGAAACGGGCATAGATATTCGTAATAGCCGTATGCGTGATGATTTATTTAAAGTAGGGACTTTTCCCGCTGCGAATTTAACCGCCCAGTTACCTCAAGAAGTAATGCAACTAAAAGCTGGACAATCAATACAAGTAGAAGTTGCCGCTGATCTGAGTCTAATGCAGACATCAACCCCACTTATTTTACATATTCAAGTTAGCAGAACGAATAACAACAGTTATGTGGCGACCAGCATTCAACCTGTATTAATTTCTGCAACAAAAGTAGGTTTACAGCAAGGGGTAGAAACCTTACAAAAACTAGCTGGCTTACCCAGTATTGGCTTAACAGTACCTGTGTCGTTTAATTTATTATTAAACGCAGATTAA
- the cysQ gene encoding 3'(2'),5'-bisphosphate nucleotidase CysQ, translated as MPTEDLQALLEIAKRAAIKAGKVVLDIYNSGDFTSYQKDDDSPVTTADYKANEIIMDILLKETPHIPIMSEETESGPLSERKHWQRYWLLDPIDGTQEFIARSGDFAVNIALIENNVPVLGIIYWPAGDTLYYAQKDYGAFKESPAESKQINVRAFDDAEKDVIMIAISRRQAREKVMNCMSAERTYQSVPLGSCSLKACFIAEGKADVFLRFGVTGEWDTGASQCIVTEAGGSILAHDFSPLSYNKREELTNPDFIVMGDQHVDWTSIVKYRTGNS; from the coding sequence ATGCCAACTGAAGATTTACAAGCATTACTTGAAATAGCCAAACGAGCTGCCATTAAAGCAGGTAAGGTTGTATTAGATATTTATAATAGCGGTGATTTTACCAGTTACCAAAAAGATGATGATTCGCCTGTTACTACAGCAGACTATAAAGCTAATGAAATCATCATGGATATCTTATTAAAAGAGACTCCGCATATCCCAATTATGTCAGAAGAAACCGAATCAGGTCCTTTATCTGAACGTAAACATTGGCAACGTTACTGGTTATTAGATCCAATCGATGGCACCCAAGAGTTTATTGCTCGCAGTGGCGATTTTGCTGTCAACATTGCATTAATTGAAAATAATGTCCCTGTGTTGGGCATTATTTATTGGCCGGCAGGCGACACTCTCTACTATGCGCAGAAAGACTATGGCGCATTTAAAGAGAGTCCTGCTGAGAGTAAACAAATCAATGTTAGAGCATTTGATGACGCTGAAAAAGACGTAATCATGATTGCCATTAGTCGTAGGCAAGCCCGAGAAAAAGTAATGAATTGTATGAGTGCAGAAAGAACCTACCAATCTGTGCCTCTGGGCAGTTGCTCACTTAAAGCCTGTTTTATTGCCGAAGGTAAAGCAGATGTGTTTTTACGTTTTGGTGTCACAGGAGAATGGGATACTGGCGCCAGCCAATGTATTGTCACCGAAGCAGGAGGTTCTATATTGGCCCATGACTTTTCACCATTAAGTTACAATAAGCGCGAAGAATTAACTAACCCCGATTTTATTGTAATGGGTGACCAACACGTAGACTGGACCTCAATTGTCAAATATCGCACAGGAAATAGTTAA
- the nudE gene encoding ADP compounds hydrolase NudE, with translation MSNRNKNKTLPQIHKRSIVAKSGLFKIEQLDLEFSNGEQRVFERMVGSGRGAVMIVPFINEHEFLLIREYSAGTHTYEIGFPKGLIDPGESAEIAANRELKEEVGYGATTLHPLHKMSMAPAFFNSPMAVFIAENLYPEVLPGDEPEPLEVIRWSMDNLDELLAREDFNEARCIAALLLAEKWKRGKNAN, from the coding sequence ATGAGCAATAGAAACAAAAATAAAACGCTGCCTCAAATACATAAACGTAGCATTGTGGCAAAAAGCGGTTTATTTAAAATTGAACAATTAGACTTAGAGTTCTCTAATGGAGAACAAAGAGTATTCGAACGTATGGTCGGCAGTGGCAGAGGGGCTGTTATGATTGTGCCTTTTATTAACGAGCATGAGTTTTTACTGATTAGAGAATATTCTGCTGGTACCCACACTTATGAAATTGGCTTCCCTAAAGGTTTAATTGACCCAGGAGAGTCAGCTGAAATAGCAGCAAATCGAGAGTTAAAAGAAGAAGTGGGTTATGGCGCAACAACATTGCACCCGTTACACAAGATGAGTATGGCTCCTGCTTTTTTTAATTCACCCATGGCGGTATTTATCGCTGAAAATCTTTACCCAGAAGTATTGCCTGGGGATGAGCCAGAACCATTAGAGGTGATCCGCTGGTCAATGGATAATTTAGATGAGTTATTAGCTAGGGAAGACTTTAACGAAGCCAGATGTATCGCCGCATTACTCTTAGCCGAAAAGTGGAAAAGGGGCAAAAATGCCAACTGA